The Flavobacterium sp. 140616W15 sequence TCAAAAGCTATCAAATCCTGCTTTAAATTAATTTCTTTTTGGGCGCTTAATTTCTTTTGGTTTTTGTTAAAAATCCACAGAAATAATACACTAAGGAACAAGAGAAAGGAAAGTACTCCAAATAGAATTGTGTTTAAACGTGTATTATTTACCATTAAAATAGCCTTCTCATTTTGAGACAGCAGTAAATTGATTTTTCTCTCGCTTTCTGCCTTTTTATATTTTGCTTCAAGTGCTACAATTTCATTTTGGAAATTCGTATTATTTATGCTATCATTTATAGTATTGTATTTGTTAGAATAGAAATAAGCTTTATCATATTCGCTTATAGCGTTATATACTTTAGCTAATTCATTATAATAATTCTTTTTATCTAGAATAAAGGGGGTATTTTTTATAAGATAATCTAAATTATTTTTGGCTTTCAAATAGTTTTTTAATTTAAAAAGAACTTGATATTCTGCAAATTTTAATCGGTTTAGAGCGATGAGATTTTGATGCTTTTCAGCAGATTTCATTCCCTTTTTGTAACTTTCTAAAGCATTAGAATTTTTATTTTGTTTTGCATAATATAATCCTTCAGAATAAAAGTAGAAATCGTTTAAATTAGATTCTGGAAAATGTTTTAAGGTAGAAAAAGCTTTGTCTAATACTTTTTTGGCATCATAAAAATGTTTGAGCTCAACGAGATTTTCAGCATTTATGATGTAGGTCTCCATTTTTGACTCTGCAAGTGTTGGTGTTTTCTTTAATGCCCTTTCGATATAATTTTGAGCTTCACTTAAATATTCATTTGCTTTTTCACGTTCACCAGTATTCATAAAAATAATAGCAACTGCTTTATATAAACTGCTTATAAGTTCGTAATCACGACTTTTTTTTGCAATAGGAATGGCTTCATTTACCATCAGTTTCATGTAGCCTTTTTCATTGTTTTTTCGTTGCTGAAGGATTCCGTAATTGTGTAGAATGCTAGCGCGAAATCTGTAAGCCTCAGTGTTATTATATTTTTTAAGCTTTTTGTTAGCCTCAAGAAGTGTTTTTTCAAATCCATCTGTATCACCTTTATCCATAAAGCTAAAGGAGTTATAATAGATTGATAAGTCATTTAGGTATGGGAATTTAGTTTTGAGTCTATTTGCTTGAGCGAGATATTTTTTAGATTTTTCAACATCCTGAACAATCAAATATAGTTTTGATAATCTAAAACTATAAAGGCTTTTTAAGCTATCTGACTTTATATTTTTAGTGACTTTGGCAATGCTGTCAATATAACCTGAATGATCCTCTAAGGAGAGGATTACTTGTGAGTAAGTGGTAGTTGAGAAAAATATAAGGATTAAATAAAAGCCTATTTTGGACATAAAATGTATTTTATCAAATTTATTAAAATTAAATTTTTATCAAAATATTTTTTGTTTTTTTACCTGATATCAGGTAATCTAAAATGCATTTTGTCAGGTATTGACCTCTTTTCAATAAGCATGTAATTTTGTTCGAAACCAATATTAATTATTAAAAAGAATTTAATTATGAAATCAATTATGAAAACTCTAGCGATTGTATTGACTCTTGCTTTTACAGCAGTATCTTGCAGCAGCGACAGCGATAACGAATCAGAACCAGTCAATAAATCAAGAGATGTAAAATATGAAATAACAGGAAATTTTACAGGAGAACTTGATGTGACTTATATGGAAAAAAGTGGTGCGCCACTTATTGAGGATATCGCAGGATTACCTTGGGTAAAAGAATTTACTGCAAATGCAGACAGCGATGGAGCTTTAGTACACACAAGTGGACTCGGAGGTGTTGCTGGGCAAACTGTTACTGCTAAAATTTATGTTGGAGGAAAAGTTGTTTCTGAATTAACAGGAACTGCAAATAGCGACGGAATTATTGTTGTACATACAAAAACGTATATTTTTCCAAGATAACCTAAGAATATTTTGTAAATGAAAAAGGAAGGTCTGTAATTTTACAGACCTCTTTTTTTGCCCAATTGATGTTTGTTTTTATAGAGTATTACAAGTTTGTATTTAGCTGATTATTTATTTCTTCAAATTTAGAAATCAGGCTATTTATTTTGGTTTCTTGTTTTTTGATTTCTTTAGGTCTTAAATAAAACCATACAAATCCTATCCAGGCTAACATTATTACATAGGTGAAAATCCCCCAAAACGACGGCATTTTTAATGCATATTCGTACATATACAAGCACAACCCT is a genomic window containing:
- a CDS encoding sensor histidine kinase, translated to MSKIGFYLILIFFSTTTYSQVILSLEDHSGYIDSIAKVTKNIKSDSLKSLYSFRLSKLYLIVQDVEKSKKYLAQANRLKTKFPYLNDLSIYYNSFSFMDKGDTDGFEKTLLEANKKLKKYNNTEAYRFRASILHNYGILQQRKNNEKGYMKLMVNEAIPIAKKSRDYELISSLYKAVAIIFMNTGEREKANEYLSEAQNYIERALKKTPTLAESKMETYIINAENLVELKHFYDAKKVLDKAFSTLKHFPESNLNDFYFYSEGLYYAKQNKNSNALESYKKGMKSAEKHQNLIALNRLKFAEYQVLFKLKNYLKAKNNLDYLIKNTPFILDKKNYYNELAKVYNAISEYDKAYFYSNKYNTINDSINNTNFQNEIVALEAKYKKAESERKINLLLSQNEKAILMVNNTRLNTILFGVLSFLLFLSVLFLWIFNKNQKKLSAQKEINLKQDLIAFENRHKLSVSKALIQGEEIERKRIARDLHDGLGSMLSGLKIHLNLAKKEKGEIINGVDTLLDNSIKELRNISQNLMPESLLELSLEHALKDLCAANSNTTTKIEFQYLIKKSKLPKNYEIMIYRIIQELLNNASKYANASRVLVSCSQNQDVFFITVEDNGIGFAILDTKNKTGMGLKNIKNRVEFLNGKLEIESKINQGTSTYIELNVINENQEDE
- a CDS encoding MmpS family transport accessory protein — its product is MKSIMKTLAIVLTLAFTAVSCSSDSDNESEPVNKSRDVKYEITGNFTGELDVTYMEKSGAPLIEDIAGLPWVKEFTANADSDGALVHTSGLGGVAGQTVTAKIYVGGKVVSELTGTANSDGIIVVHTKTYIFPR